The window ATTGATGTTTATTGCAGATTTACCGACAAATACTACAGTATGAGGAAGGCTTCAAAAACTACAGCAACCGCATAGGAAGGACTTCGCATGGTCGGCCCTGTAGAAAATTATCTTCTTAAGCGTATTCAAGAAGAAGGTGCAGTTCATCTTACTTTGATTGACCCAGAAAAAGTTACAGTCTCTTCTGCTTCTCAACTAGCTAAAAGAGTAGAGGTATACAAAACAACAGCCATTATGGTAGGCGGCTCCACCTCCACTTCTACAACTCATCTAAACAGCATCATAAAGGCGATAAAACGTACAGTAAAAATTCCCATAATCTTGTTTCCAAACAATATAACCGGAATCAGCAAATATGCAGATGCAATCTGGTTCATGTCTCTTCTAAACTCCGTTGATCCTTATTTTCTTATGGGCGCTCAAGTTTTAGGCGCTCCTATGGTTAAAAAATACGGTTTAGAACCTCTTCCGCTTGGCTATATTATTGTAGGCGAAGGTGGTACCGCTGGAATTGTAGGAAGAGCCATTCCCATTCCCTACACGAAACCAGAGCTTGCCGCAGTACATGCGTTGGCGGCACAATATTTTGGCATGAGGTTTGTTTATTTGGAAGCGGGATCTGGAGCAAGCCAACCAGTTCCGTCGGTCATGATAAAGACTGTAAAACACGCCATTAGCGCTCCTTTAATTGTTGGAGGCGGAATTCGCGATAGTGGGCAGGCTAAAACTGCTGTTGCGGCCGGTGCAGACATAGTTGTGACTGGAAACATCACCGAAGAAATAGGCGCTAGAAGTATGTTTAAAAAACTCGTGACAACTGTCAAGAAGAACGTGGTTTAGACAACATCTACGTTGAACAATTTCAACCTATAACGATGCTGGGTAAAATAAACAAGTTGCTGTCCATAAATACAATAGCACTACCCACATTATTGGCACTTTTAACCTTCTTCGTGTCAGAAAACCCAAAATACGCCTCTACAATTGCAGTTACTGGGCGAGCTTTTTGGGCGTCAAGATGAGCAAGGAATATCAGCGATACGCGTTTTCAATTGAAAATGAACTGCAGAGACTTTATGAAATCGCCAGAAAAGCGCGAGAAAAAGGGTTAGACCCTGCACTGAAACCTGAATC of the Candidatus Bathyarchaeota archaeon genome contains:
- a CDS encoding geranylgeranylglyceryl/heptaprenylglyceryl phosphate synthase, which codes for MVGPVENYLLKRIQEEGAVHLTLIDPEKVTVSSASQLAKRVEVYKTTAIMVGGSTSTSTTHLNSIIKAIKRTVKIPIILFPNNITGISKYADAIWFMSLLNSVDPYFLMGAQVLGAPMVKKYGLEPLPLGYIIVGEGGTAGIVGRAIPIPYTKPELAAVHALAAQYFGMRFVYLEAGSGASQPVPSVMIKTVKHAISAPLIVGGGIRDSGQAKTAVAAGADIVVTGNITEEIGARSMFKKLVTTVKKNVV